Part of the uncultured Umboniibacter sp. genome, ACAAATTGCGGATCGTCGTAACTTCAATGCGCAAAAGGAGCTCTACGAGATCACTCGCCGCAAAGAGCAACGCTATGAAACCTTGTATGGCAATGGACAAATGTCGCTTTCTGCCCTTGAAGACCTCAAACAACAACGCCTGCAACAGGAAATCACTCTGAACCAGCAGGAATTGGTGATTAGCACTCAAGAGGCCGCCATGGTCTCAGCGGTTGCCGGTGTTGAAAATGCTGCCGCAAACTTAGAGCAAGCCGAGCTAAATCTTGAAAGATTGGCGATTATCGCGCCCTTTGGCGGCAAAGTGACTCAAGTAAACGCAGCGATTGGTCGCCGTGTTGCCACTGGTCAGCCGGTTATCACGCTATTCGACGAAGACAATCATCAAGTCCGGGTATCACTTCCCGCCGATACCGCCCAGCAGATTGCTGGAGCGCTAACCGACGCGAAGTATGTGAAAGCAGAAGCGTTGTTAGGCGGTAATTGGATAGAAATGAGCTTCCTAGAAGTGGGCGCCGAGGTTCGCAGCGGCCGTGCAGGAACGGATTTACTGTTGGCGCTACCTGAGAATAGTAAAGTTGCCCTGGGTCGTGCACTTGAAGTACGCGTCACACTTCCTACCCAAGACAACCTCTTGGCAGTGCCTGTCCAGAGCGTCTACGGCGATCAGATTATCTACACCGTGGAAGATGACGTACTGAAGGCGGTACAGATCGATCGTGTTGGTTCACGCGAAGATGACGAGGGTAACATGCAAATTCTTATCAGTGCCAATGAACTGCCGCAGGGCGCTCCAATTATTACTTCTTCACTGAGCCGCGCCTCCTCCGGAACTAAAGTCGCCATTATTGGTGCAGAGGTTGCTACCGCGGAAGCTAACGCAGACACCGCGGCAGACGTTGCGATTACCGCCGCTATCGTGACTGAAGGTTAAAGAAGATTTACTTGGGCTCTTGGCCGCCTTCGGGCGGCCTTTTTTTGGTTGTGAATACGTTCACCCATCGCCGAAAAGCTCAACCCGTTAGGCAATATTGATCACTTTATGTGACTGTAAGTTAAGCTGCCACTGAGGGTTATCCAAGCAATACTGGATGGTCTGCTGAGTCTTAGTATCACGGTAGATAACATCGTCACTCGCAGCATGAGGATCCGCCATCGGAGTTAGATAGCGGAGTCCCGCCTTAATATGAGCGAATCGCTCGGGCATGGCATCAGGTTGAGGAAATACGAGCTTCAATTCATCACAACTCTGGACCACTACCTCAGCAGTGCCTTTCGGACTAATACATAACCAATCAACACCATCACTGGGTGGCTGCAGGGTTCCATTCGACTCTACCGCCACCTCGAACTGGCGTTCTCGCAGCGCACGTAGAAGTTCGTTATCCAGTTGTAACAGCGGTTCACCGCCGGTGCACACCACGAAACGATTCTGTTCTGTCGGAAAGAGTTTAGCGACCGCGTCGGCGAGTTCCGCTGCGGTTTTAAACTTACCGCCATTCAACCCATCGGTACCAATAAAATCCGTATCGCAGAAGTTACAAATTGCCGCTGCGCGATGCTTTTCGAGGCCAGACCATAGATTGCATCCAGTAAAGCGCAGGAATACTGCAGCTCTACCGGTATGCGAACCCTCGCCTTGTAGGGTGTAGAACATTTCCTTAACGGTGTACATTAAGCTTCGTACTCCAGAGGATCTTGCGCATTATTTAGGGTGAACGCTTCAAGCCGCTCTACGCAAGAGCCACACTTTCCGCAGGCCTTTTCACGGCCGTTATAGCAAGTCCAGGTTTTGGCATAGTCCAAGCCCATTTCCAAACCATCTTTGAGAATCACTATTTTGTCATCGTAGAGGTAAGGGGCGACCACTTTAACTGGGTCGAAATTGGCAAGTAAAGAAACATCCTGCATCGCCTCAACAAACTCAGGGCGACAATCTGGATAAATGGTGTGATCGCCGGAATGCGCGCCATACCAGACTTCAGATGCGCCCTCGTTGACTGCATAACCTATTGCCAACGAAATCAGAATCATATTTCGGTTGGGTACTACCGTAGACTTCATATTTTCAGCGGCGTAATGACCTTCGGGAATGTCGTCGACGCTGTTTGCCATTAACGATGAGTTCGACATCAGCGACTGCATGGCTGTGATATCAACTACATCGTGTACAACACTCGCTTCCGCACAAACCCTTCGCGCATAGTCCAGCTCTTTACTGTGCCTTTGGCCATAATTAAATGACACCGCCAATACCTCATGACCAGCGTTAAGCGCTCGGTGTAATACCGTAAAGGAGTCCATGCCCCCTGAATAAATTACCACTACTTTCATGTTACTCACACTTCACAAATTCCGATGGGCGGCGATGATACTACTTGCCTATTAATTACTCAAAAAAAACCACCAACATCGCCTCGATAGCTAGGTGATTAGATGACGCACAAGCGCTACACTAGGCATCCGTTTTAACTGTAGACTCTCCATGCCGCTTACGCCCGAACAATCCGATATCGTTGCCTTTCGTAGTGGCCCAGCACGGGTTATTGCGGTAGCAGGCTCTGGGAAAACAACGACGTTTGTTGAAATGGTTGCCGAGCGCCTGAACTCAGGGATGGATCCTAAGCGAATTTTGGTCGTCATGTTCAACAAAAGTGCCCAGGTCGACTTTGAGTCACGACTTGCACAACGTCTACCCAATCAAATACTTCCAGAAGTGCGCACCTTTCACTCGCTAGCACTGCGAATGTACAAGCGATTGGCAAGCATGGGGGCCTGCGACGCTCGCAACTGGAACCCCATGCCAAGTTATATCAGTGACCGAATGGCGCTCAAAGCCATCCTAGAGAGCGTCCATCCCGATCAACAGCGAGATATTCAAAATGAGCCTAGCGAAGCCCTTGAGGCTTTTTGGCAACTTCAGGAGCACTATAAGAGTGGCTTCGACAATATCGATGTGGCCTTCGAGAAAGCGGCACTCAGCGAAAAGTGGCGCAGCCTTCTTCAAGCACATCATCGTTACGAAGAAGTAAGACAAGACGCTAAGCTGATTGGTTTCTCTGACATGTTGTATGACAGCGTGAATATCATCGATAGCGAACAGCACTGGATTGACCACTTTGCTAACCATATGGATCTGGTGCTTGTTGATGAGTACCAAGATATCAATGCAATTCAACAGCGGCTGGTAGAAATCATCGCTGGAAACCGCGCACAGGTTATTGCGGTAGGTGACCCAGACCAGACTATCTACGAATTTCGCGGTTCCAACCCAAGCTTTATGCTCAGGCATTTTGATAGCACGTTCCCAAACAGCCAGCAATTACCGCTAACCACGACGTTTCGTTACGGCTATCCACTGGCAC contains:
- a CDS encoding HlyD family efflux transporter periplasmic adaptor subunit, producing MKFLNLKPLRQLAPFGNRLSRSSVGQNFRGMPMWGKVVSLIVGFLVIMFTLAATGGAQGEGEAEIQAIPVSAMSAEHAPLAPEVTVYGRVENPNTTTIEASTLAYVQEVFVREGQSVEAGELLVQLDPRDARLLVRRAEATLNEAQSSLARLNSQQIADRRNFNAQKELYEITRRKEQRYETLYGNGQMSLSALEDLKQQRLQQEITLNQQELVISTQEAAMVSAVAGVENAAANLEQAELNLERLAIIAPFGGKVTQVNAAIGRRVATGQPVITLFDEDNHQVRVSLPADTAQQIAGALTDAKYVKAEALLGGNWIEMSFLEVGAEVRSGRAGTDLLLALPENSKVALGRALEVRVTLPTQDNLLAVPVQSVYGDQIIYTVEDDVLKAVQIDRVGSREDDEGNMQILISANELPQGAPIITSSLSRASSGTKVAIIGAEVATAEANADTAADVAITAAIVTEG
- the queC gene encoding 7-cyano-7-deazaguanine synthase QueC is translated as MKVVVIYSGGMDSFTVLHRALNAGHEVLAVSFNYGQRHSKELDYARRVCAEASVVHDVVDITAMQSLMSNSSLMANSVDDIPEGHYAAENMKSTVVPNRNMILISLAIGYAVNEGASEVWYGAHSGDHTIYPDCRPEFVEAMQDVSLLANFDPVKVVAPYLYDDKIVILKDGLEMGLDYAKTWTCYNGREKACGKCGSCVERLEAFTLNNAQDPLEYEA
- the queE gene encoding 7-carboxy-7-deazaguanine synthase; translation: MYTVKEMFYTLQGEGSHTGRAAVFLRFTGCNLWSGLEKHRAAAICNFCDTDFIGTDGLNGGKFKTAAELADAVAKLFPTEQNRFVVCTGGEPLLQLDNELLRALRERQFEVAVESNGTLQPPSDGVDWLCISPKGTAEVVVQSCDELKLVFPQPDAMPERFAHIKAGLRYLTPMADPHAASDDVIYRDTKTQQTIQYCLDNPQWQLNLQSHKVINIA